In one window of Candidatus Nealsonbacteria bacterium DNA:
- a CDS encoding HDIG domain-containing protein, translating to MERKDALFLIGEYVKNQNSIKHMLATEAIMIALANKFREDEKKWGLTGLLHDLDMEIVDYANNPENHGFQTVKILEEKGVEKSILEAIKAHNQATGKVPETLMEKAIYCTDPLTGLIVASVLVIPSRKISDLNSSSVLKRFKEKAFARGANREIIMKCSEIGLELEEFIEIGFNAMKGIREDLGF from the coding sequence ATGGAAAGAAAAGATGCTCTCTTTTTGATAGGGGAATATGTTAAGAACCAAAATAGCATAAAGCATATGCTTGCAACTGAAGCTATAATGATAGCTCTTGCAAATAAATTTAGGGAAGATGAGAAGAAGTGGGGATTGACAGGTCTTTTACATGACTTAGATATGGAAATTGTAGATTATGCCAATAATCCAGAGAATCATGGATTTCAAACAGTAAAAATATTAGAAGAAAAAGGAGTTGAAAAATCAATACTAGAGGCCATAAAAGCACATAATCAAGCAACTGGAAAAGTTCCTGAAACTTTAATGGAAAAAGCAATTTATTGCACAGACCCTTTGACTGGATTAATTGTCGCTTCAGTATTAGTTATACCCTCACGTAAGATATCCGATCTAAATTCTTCCTCTGTATTAAAAAGATTTAAAGAAAAAGCCTTTGCACGAGGAGCAAATCGTGAAATAATAATGAAATGCTCTGAAATAGGATTAGAGTTAGAGGAATTTATTGAAATAGGTTTTAATGCTATGAAGGGAATTCGTGAGGATCTCGGTTTTTAA